The following proteins are encoded in a genomic region of Natrinema sp. DC36:
- a CDS encoding extracellular solute-binding protein, whose amino-acid sequence MQTTSPVSRRRFLAAAGAAGAVGTAGCLGGDSDDELDLSEYDGEPATVEYSTAPLFGDIEDQLKESMRNAGLHENIDVEFSTGVWGADDQEDRYNQILQAGRSTPDIMLTNFAYTSSFAPRGWLVDLNEALPQEKLDEIENDYHQVMVDSMRWDGGLYGVPQFVDIPAILYRKDYVENAGYDPEGENWATEPMEWERFADIVSESMAANDVDHGYTTTLNQRTIGHQTGYEKVVTMGGNYFGDMENQHGPIGDRPITIDDEPVIEALQLLRTFMHGSDDEHALDGITGDILPSEALGWDTQPSQESFAAGEAVFHRNWSYAIAQFAGEDAFGDDIGLMPFPYGVTKDEAEYEGTGGTNSTLGGWHLSLNPNSETLPAAVEVLKAMTSDEFYLDIFELAGSTPPKPELYESDQAQNVPVMSRYLDTLQLQSENQWVHPINQIWDSQKDAIADEFHACLNQEQSPEAAVASAQEAVEEIENADF is encoded by the coding sequence ATGCAAACCACGAGTCCGGTTTCCCGTCGACGGTTCCTCGCAGCGGCCGGTGCTGCTGGAGCCGTCGGAACCGCCGGTTGTCTCGGCGGCGACAGCGACGACGAACTCGACCTTTCGGAGTACGACGGCGAGCCGGCGACGGTCGAGTACAGTACCGCGCCGCTTTTCGGGGACATCGAAGACCAGCTAAAGGAGTCGATGCGAAATGCCGGTCTCCACGAGAACATCGACGTCGAGTTCTCGACCGGCGTCTGGGGTGCGGACGATCAAGAGGATCGGTACAATCAGATCCTGCAAGCCGGCCGAAGTACCCCGGACATCATGTTGACCAACTTCGCGTACACGTCCTCGTTCGCGCCGCGGGGATGGCTGGTCGACCTGAACGAGGCGCTCCCGCAGGAGAAGCTCGACGAGATTGAGAACGACTACCACCAGGTGATGGTCGATTCAATGCGGTGGGACGGCGGCCTCTACGGCGTGCCGCAGTTCGTCGACATCCCTGCGATCCTCTACCGCAAGGACTACGTCGAGAACGCCGGCTACGATCCCGAAGGAGAAAACTGGGCGACGGAGCCGATGGAGTGGGAACGGTTCGCCGACATCGTCAGCGAGTCGATGGCGGCAAACGACGTCGATCACGGCTATACGACGACGCTCAACCAGCGGACGATCGGTCACCAGACCGGCTACGAGAAGGTCGTCACGATGGGCGGTAACTACTTCGGCGACATGGAAAACCAGCACGGTCCCATCGGCGACCGGCCGATCACGATCGACGACGAGCCGGTAATCGAAGCGCTCCAGTTGCTACGGACGTTCATGCACGGGTCCGACGACGAGCACGCGCTGGACGGGATAACCGGTGACATCCTCCCGTCCGAAGCGCTGGGCTGGGACACGCAACCGTCTCAGGAATCGTTCGCTGCCGGCGAGGCGGTCTTCCATCGAAACTGGTCGTACGCGATCGCACAGTTCGCGGGCGAGGACGCGTTCGGTGACGACATCGGGCTCATGCCGTTCCCCTACGGCGTGACCAAAGACGAAGCGGAGTACGAGGGCACCGGCGGCACGAACTCGACACTCGGCGGGTGGCATCTCTCGTTGAATCCCAACTCCGAGACTCTCCCGGCAGCCGTCGAAGTGCTGAAGGCGATGACGTCCGACGAGTTCTACCTCGATATCTTCGAACTCGCCGGATCGACACCGCCGAAACCCGAACTGTACGAGTCGGACCAAGCACAAAACGTCCCGGTGATGAGCCGGTATCTCGATACTCTCCAGCTCCAGTCGGAGAACCAGTGGGTCCATCCGATCAACCAGATCTGGGACTCGCAAAAGGACGCGATCGCCGACGAGTTCCACGCGTGTCTCAACCAGGAGCAGTCCCCTGAAGCGGCCGTCGCGTCGGCACAGGAAGCCGTCGAGGAAATCGAAAACGCCGACTTCTAG
- a CDS encoding sugar ABC transporter permease has translation MLDKVSRAASPILYRIERLDEDKYGYLLIGPMLFVLSVLAFYPLIRTLWVSLHSDDLYGEYPVGEFTGLDTYIAILNGDINIILSDPFISLSDPLSSALVITLLITAVSVAMGTSLGLGMALLLNKEFRGRAVARMIVLLPWSIPIVIQGMIFYLLFQPSISFLVEPLHSLGLFSANPLVSTRDSMIVIMLVDVWRRVPFMALIILAGLASVDQSLYDVAKVAGASKWQQFKLITFPLIKPVVFIGMIFYTISSMKVYGIVEASAGCSTVPTLTCLVVDTFRMQRWATASAIAFLTALIIALIVMVYLIKFRNEVTTSE, from the coding sequence ATGTTAGACAAGGTATCCCGCGCTGCATCGCCCATCCTATACAGGATCGAACGGCTAGACGAGGACAAGTATGGCTACCTCCTCATCGGACCCATGCTCTTCGTCCTCTCGGTTCTCGCGTTCTATCCGCTCATCAGAACGCTGTGGGTCTCGCTTCACAGCGACGACCTCTACGGCGAATATCCGGTCGGTGAGTTCACCGGGCTCGATACGTATATCGCGATTCTCAACGGTGATATAAATATCATCCTCAGTGACCCGTTCATCAGCCTGAGCGATCCGCTCTCGAGCGCGCTGGTCATCACGCTCCTGATCACGGCCGTGAGCGTCGCCATGGGGACGAGTCTCGGTCTCGGCATGGCCTTGCTGCTCAACAAGGAATTCCGCGGGCGCGCGGTCGCGAGGATGATCGTTCTCCTCCCGTGGTCGATCCCGATCGTCATTCAGGGGATGATCTTCTACCTGCTGTTCCAGCCGTCGATCAGCTTTCTCGTCGAACCGTTGCACAGCCTCGGCCTGTTCTCGGCGAACCCGCTCGTCAGTACGCGCGATTCGATGATCGTGATCATGCTGGTCGACGTCTGGCGGCGGGTGCCGTTCATGGCGCTTATCATCCTCGCCGGACTCGCGAGCGTGGATCAGAGCCTCTACGATGTCGCCAAAGTCGCCGGCGCCTCGAAGTGGCAGCAATTCAAACTGATCACGTTCCCGTTGATCAAGCCGGTCGTGTTCATCGGCATGATCTTCTACACGATCAGTTCGATGAAGGTCTACGGCATCGTCGAGGCCTCCGCAGGCTGTAGCACGGTCCCGACGCTAACCTGCCTCGTCGTCGATACGTTCCGTATGCAGCGGTGGGCGACCGCCTCCGCAATCGCCTTCCTGACGGCGCTCATCATCGCCCTGATCGTGATGGTATATCTCATCAAATTCCGCAACGAGGTGACTACCAGTGAGTAA
- a CDS encoding Gfo/Idh/MocA family oxidoreductase, translating into MTYTAGIIGTGGIAGMGILGMHDEDVIGTEKIRASHAGGYAATDEIELVAVADVDESALEQFGDAWDVSSDRRYTGHEAMLESESLDVVSICTPSYLHDEHTIDAARSAADPEVVWCEKPIASQVSAAERMVDVCAETDTELVVNHSFRFTDKLRQLRSLVREENLLGDVASVSTQYRMELLRNSTHVLDTLVYLLDARAERVSGYITGENEAVDSLDVSQDIADAGGGGHVVMDDDTFVTVDCTIPRDISSMTLQFVGTEGKLYMNNDDGEWRYWTLEDGEHVETDLPGIDGSWTWDDDYEESFANAAGHIEALLNGEAENRSPGREAIRSLEIIVAFYLSHHANGTIDVPLSQPLREVTITSW; encoded by the coding sequence ATGACATATACCGCAGGCATCATCGGAACCGGTGGTATCGCAGGAATGGGGATCCTCGGCATGCACGACGAGGATGTCATCGGAACGGAGAAGATTCGGGCCAGCCACGCCGGCGGATACGCCGCCACCGACGAGATCGAACTCGTCGCCGTCGCGGACGTCGACGAGTCGGCGCTCGAACAGTTCGGCGATGCGTGGGACGTTTCGTCGGATCGCCGGTATACCGGCCACGAGGCGATGCTCGAGTCCGAGTCCCTCGACGTCGTCTCGATCTGCACTCCCTCGTATCTCCACGACGAACACACCATCGACGCCGCTCGATCCGCCGCGGATCCCGAGGTCGTCTGGTGTGAGAAGCCGATCGCCTCGCAAGTCAGTGCGGCCGAGCGAATGGTCGACGTCTGCGCGGAAACGGACACCGAACTCGTCGTCAATCACTCCTTCCGGTTTACCGACAAACTCCGGCAGCTTCGGTCCCTCGTCCGAGAGGAGAACCTCCTCGGCGACGTCGCCTCCGTGAGCACGCAGTATCGCATGGAGCTCCTGCGGAACTCGACGCACGTGCTCGATACGCTCGTGTACTTGCTCGACGCGCGCGCGGAGCGGGTCAGCGGCTACATCACCGGAGAGAACGAGGCTGTCGACTCCCTCGATGTCTCGCAGGACATCGCCGACGCCGGCGGTGGCGGTCACGTCGTGATGGACGACGACACCTTCGTCACCGTCGACTGTACGATCCCCCGCGACATCTCGTCGATGACGCTCCAGTTCGTCGGCACGGAGGGCAAACTCTACATGAACAACGACGACGGGGAGTGGCGGTACTGGACGCTCGAGGACGGTGAGCACGTCGAGACCGACCTGCCGGGGATCGACGGGTCGTGGACGTGGGACGACGACTACGAGGAATCGTTCGCGAACGCCGCAGGGCACATCGAGGCCCTGCTGAACGGCGAGGCCGAGAATCGATCACCGGGTCGCGAGGCGATCCGATCGCTGGAGATCATCGTCGCGTTCTACCTCTCTCACCACGCGAACGGGACGATCGACGTCCCCCTCTCACAGCCGCTCCGCGAGGTCACTATCACCTCCTGGTAG
- a CDS encoding IclR family transcriptional regulator: MSNESRYPVQAAATTFRIIETLHELDGAGVSDLSDELEMPKSTVHDHLQTLTEIEYLVNEGGTYHVGARFLELGGFARSQMKLYQIASPEIKKLASETGEHANLLIEEHGKGIFLNKTKGQDAVNLDTHIGKRVHLHTTALGKAILSRLSEPAVDEIIDRHGLPAVTEKTITNVGELKRQLATIREQGYAIDDEERVSGMRCVAAPICDDEANPIGAISVSGPTNRFDDEIFATEIPKAVLSTANVIEVNMTYS; the protein is encoded by the coding sequence ATGTCGAACGAATCACGATATCCGGTCCAGGCCGCTGCGACGACGTTCCGGATCATCGAAACGCTTCACGAACTCGACGGGGCCGGCGTGTCCGACCTCTCAGACGAACTCGAGATGCCAAAGAGTACGGTTCACGATCATCTCCAGACGCTGACCGAGATCGAGTATCTCGTCAACGAGGGTGGAACGTACCACGTCGGTGCACGGTTTCTCGAGTTGGGCGGGTTCGCTCGAAGCCAGATGAAACTCTACCAGATCGCCTCTCCCGAGATCAAGAAGTTAGCGTCAGAAACCGGCGAACACGCGAACCTCCTGATCGAAGAACACGGCAAGGGGATCTTTCTAAACAAGACGAAAGGGCAAGATGCAGTGAACCTCGATACCCACATCGGCAAGCGGGTTCATCTCCATACGACCGCTCTGGGAAAGGCGATCCTTTCGAGGCTCTCCGAACCGGCCGTCGACGAGATCATCGATCGGCACGGACTACCCGCCGTGACCGAGAAGACGATCACCAATGTCGGTGAATTGAAGCGGCAGCTGGCGACGATCCGCGAACAGGGGTACGCGATCGACGATGAAGAACGGGTGTCCGGAATGCGGTGTGTCGCTGCACCGATCTGTGACGATGAAGCGAATCCGATCGGCGCGATCAGCGTCTCGGGGCCGACGAATCGATTCGACGACGAGATATTCGCGACCGAGATTCCGAAGGCCGTTCTGAGTACTGCAAACGTTATCGAAGTGAATATGACCTACTCATAG
- a CDS encoding carbohydrate ABC transporter permease — protein MSNVRDDSRSRVGQLVDLLINNPYDTYRILFYVGLTSFIIVTLFPFYWLFVLAITPSDQLYGMGILPEGTNVAVFVEIFQEYPIHHYVFNSIVIAMLTVVICLLIGSLAGYAFGRVDFRGKAPLMLLLLVVSYFPGIAYLIPLYEMLTGTLTIGPFMTPDLYNTPWAMAFPFTMLTLPLTIFILTTFFSQIPDGLEDAARVEGTTRLGALFRVILPLSAPGVTTAAIIVFISVYREFFFSFMMTDGEADNWAVLVYGILEFEQQGGQLYNMMAAASIVGIIPVALLVVFAQKHIVRGLTQGGLKE, from the coding sequence GTGAGTAACGTCCGAGACGACTCGCGAAGTCGCGTCGGGCAGCTCGTCGACCTGCTCATCAACAACCCGTACGACACCTACAGGATCCTGTTCTACGTCGGGCTGACGTCGTTCATCATCGTGACGCTGTTCCCGTTCTACTGGCTGTTCGTCCTGGCGATCACGCCCAGCGATCAACTCTACGGGATGGGGATCCTGCCCGAGGGAACGAACGTCGCGGTGTTCGTCGAGATATTCCAGGAGTATCCGATCCACCACTACGTCTTCAACAGCATCGTTATCGCGATGCTGACGGTGGTTATCTGCCTGCTGATCGGTAGTCTCGCGGGGTACGCGTTCGGCCGCGTCGACTTCCGGGGCAAGGCACCGCTGATGTTGCTGTTGCTCGTCGTCTCGTATTTCCCCGGGATCGCGTACCTGATCCCGCTATACGAGATGCTGACGGGTACGCTAACCATCGGACCGTTCATGACGCCGGACCTCTACAACACGCCGTGGGCGATGGCCTTCCCGTTCACGATGTTGACGCTCCCGCTCACGATCTTCATCCTCACGACGTTCTTCAGCCAGATCCCCGACGGGCTCGAGGACGCCGCCAGAGTCGAAGGGACGACGCGACTCGGGGCCCTGTTCCGGGTGATCCTGCCGCTGTCGGCCCCCGGCGTCACGACGGCGGCGATAATCGTCTTCATCAGCGTCTACCGGGAGTTCTTCTTCTCGTTCATGATGACCGACGGCGAGGCCGACAACTGGGCGGTGCTGGTCTACGGCATCCTCGAGTTCGAACAGCAGGGTGGACAGCTGTACAACATGATGGCAGCGGCGAGCATCGTCGGGATCATTCCCGTCGCACTGCTGGTCGTCTTCGCACAGAAACATATCGTTAGAGGCTTAACTCAAGGCGGACTAAAGGAGTGA